A single region of the Marinobacter salinus genome encodes:
- a CDS encoding ArnT family glycosyltransferase, whose amino-acid sequence MTRHVKTLIWLLGIVLLARLALSALIPFMDTTEPRYAEIARVMAETGDWITPWFDVGVPFWGKPPLSFWAQALSFKLFGINELAGRFPSWLANLGVVGLVYATGMAIQSNRERNEAHRNALWAALIYATTALGFLSAGTVMTDSFLTLGTTLTLASLIMRLSGHSSAWGWGFFAGLAIGLLAKGPLAMVLTGIPVFVWVVSSRQWRTLWHCLPWITGTAAMLAMVLPWYVLAELKTPGFLDYFIVGEHIKRFIVSNWHGDLYGDAHEFTRGTIWLYLLLASFPWGFVLIGTAIQKRFRKPAGRPEGRLPSALRVLLIASALTPAVFFSFSGNILWTYVLPGLPFLALLVARYCPLPEKGALRNAALASTLMIPALGTVATVWVQTHPGTLKTEKYLIGRHESQFGTGLFPVRFLEHAPFSARFYSEGRVEVVSWDDIQPMVAEGAPGAGMYIAVNKKTHSATEVLNKLAVSVDEDQRYTLYHIPGTTAQADSIPLDKNSPDA is encoded by the coding sequence ATGACACGGCACGTTAAAACCCTGATATGGCTCCTGGGCATCGTCCTGCTCGCCCGGCTGGCGCTGTCGGCACTCATTCCATTCATGGATACTACCGAACCGCGCTACGCGGAGATTGCCCGTGTTATGGCCGAAACCGGGGACTGGATCACGCCCTGGTTTGATGTCGGTGTGCCGTTCTGGGGCAAGCCACCTCTGTCTTTCTGGGCACAGGCACTGTCATTCAAACTGTTCGGCATCAACGAACTGGCCGGGCGCTTCCCGTCCTGGCTGGCAAACCTTGGCGTTGTCGGCCTCGTTTACGCGACCGGCATGGCCATTCAATCAAATCGGGAGCGCAACGAAGCACACCGGAACGCACTCTGGGCCGCGTTGATTTATGCCACCACCGCACTGGGGTTTCTCAGTGCCGGAACGGTCATGACTGACTCCTTTCTCACCCTGGGAACCACGCTGACGCTCGCCAGCCTGATTATGAGGCTGAGCGGGCATTCCTCGGCCTGGGGCTGGGGCTTCTTCGCCGGGCTTGCCATTGGCCTGCTCGCCAAAGGTCCCCTGGCAATGGTTCTCACAGGCATTCCGGTATTCGTATGGGTTGTGTCTAGCCGCCAATGGCGAACCCTCTGGCATTGCCTGCCCTGGATCACCGGTACAGCGGCCATGCTGGCGATGGTGCTTCCCTGGTATGTGCTGGCCGAACTGAAAACCCCCGGATTCCTCGACTATTTTATTGTCGGTGAGCACATCAAGCGCTTTATCGTCAGCAATTGGCACGGTGATCTCTACGGCGATGCTCATGAGTTCACCCGGGGCACCATTTGGTTATACCTGCTACTGGCAAGCTTCCCCTGGGGTTTTGTCCTGATTGGCACCGCGATTCAGAAACGGTTCCGCAAACCGGCCGGACGACCTGAGGGCCGACTGCCTTCGGCCCTCAGGGTGCTGCTCATCGCAAGTGCCCTGACACCGGCTGTTTTCTTCAGCTTTTCGGGCAACATTTTATGGACCTATGTGCTGCCGGGACTTCCGTTCCTGGCACTGCTGGTCGCCCGGTATTGCCCGCTGCCGGAAAAAGGCGCATTACGAAATGCCGCCCTGGCCTCGACGCTGATGATTCCGGCTCTGGGTACCGTCGCAACCGTGTGGGTTCAGACTCATCCGGGGACTCTGAAAACAGAAAAGTACCTTATCGGTCGGCATGAATCACAATTCGGTACAGGCCTGTTCCCGGTCAGGTTTCTGGAGCACGCCCCTTTCTCGGCGCGCTTCTATAGCGAAGGCCGGGTGGAAGTGGTGAGCTGGGATGATATACAACCCATGGTGGCAGAGGGCGCGCCCGGGGCCGGGATGTATATCGCGGTCAACAAGAAAACCCACAGCGCCACTGAGGTTCTCAATAAACTCGCGGTGTCTGTGGACGAGGATCAGCGATACACGCTCTACCACATCCCGGGAACAACAGCCCAGGCTGACAGTATCCCACTGGACAAAAACAGTCCGGATGCCTGA
- a CDS encoding thermostable hemolysin: protein MSDPLMMSACCPLDSEEVVPVIRCAGRWLCEVASQTTVAELVGDFIRRRFFMAYGAEPALRIPDLLALTTAQGSLLAAVGMRDASRATLFLEDYLETPVEHHRPLSGAGREHIAEIAHLAGVEAGVSRYLFASLAVWLSNAGYQWVVCTGTDQLQNSFRRLGIETYTLSAADPARLPDGGAGWGRYYDHHPVVMAISVAASLAALQAIGLLRVTHPVTAEADNILVNGGRYGHTA from the coding sequence ATGTCAGACCCGCTGATGATGTCCGCCTGCTGTCCTCTGGACTCAGAGGAGGTGGTTCCCGTCATTCGCTGTGCCGGTCGTTGGTTATGCGAGGTGGCGTCGCAAACCACAGTGGCTGAGCTTGTGGGGGATTTTATTCGCCGCCGTTTTTTTATGGCTTATGGCGCCGAGCCCGCCCTGAGAATTCCAGATCTGTTGGCATTGACCACGGCGCAGGGGTCACTGCTTGCGGCTGTTGGCATGCGTGACGCCTCCCGGGCGACGCTGTTCCTGGAGGATTATCTTGAAACGCCGGTTGAGCACCACAGACCTCTTTCCGGAGCAGGGCGTGAGCACATCGCCGAGATTGCGCATCTGGCGGGTGTTGAGGCGGGCGTCAGTCGCTACCTGTTTGCGAGCCTTGCCGTTTGGCTGAGCAACGCGGGCTATCAGTGGGTGGTCTGTACCGGCACCGATCAGTTACAGAATAGCTTTCGGCGCCTGGGTATCGAGACTTATACCCTGTCAGCTGCAGATCCGGCCCGTTTGCCAGATGGCGGCGCTGGCTGGGGGCGCTATTACGATCACCATCCGGTGGTGATGGCGATAAGTGTGGCTGCAAGTCTCGCCGCCTTGCAGGCGATCGGACTGTTGAGAGTCACCCACCCAGTCACGGCTGAAGCGGACAATATCTTGGTCAATGGAGGTCGTTATGGCCACACTGCCTGA
- a CDS encoding glycosyltransferase family 2 protein has protein sequence MKAGYARFKNQLLSIVIPVHNEAAVIPILLDRLDTVIATLESPVELVFVDDGSTDNSVALLLAGQDHLARIRVLRLSRNFGKEAAVSAGLREARGDAVILIDADLQDPPELIPRMVTEWQKGADVVLMKRRSRAGESWLKRLTASLFYRLINHISDSPIPVDTGDFRLMSRRTIDALNKLPERNRYLKGMFAWVGMPTVTLEFDRDSRAAGNTKWNYFKLVQLAMEGITSFSTKPLRVALLLGLMAAGAGGMFGLWEVLKVLIFGVSTPGYASMIAVITFLAGVQLLGIGLLGEYVGRIYMETKQRPIFILADELETGSSRNQFPKLKVAGDDTAR, from the coding sequence ATGAAAGCCGGCTACGCTAGGTTCAAAAATCAACTTCTGAGCATTGTCATACCCGTGCATAACGAGGCAGCGGTCATCCCGATCCTATTGGACCGACTGGATACCGTGATTGCGACACTCGAAAGCCCGGTGGAACTGGTTTTTGTGGATGACGGCAGCACTGACAACAGCGTAGCGCTGCTGCTGGCGGGCCAGGATCACCTCGCCCGAATCCGGGTTCTCCGGTTGTCCCGGAACTTCGGCAAAGAAGCTGCCGTCTCGGCTGGGCTCAGGGAAGCCAGGGGAGATGCCGTCATTCTGATTGATGCCGACCTCCAGGACCCACCGGAATTGATCCCGAGGATGGTCACGGAATGGCAAAAAGGCGCAGATGTGGTGTTGATGAAACGCCGGAGCCGAGCCGGGGAGAGCTGGCTCAAACGACTGACAGCCTCCCTGTTCTACCGGCTGATCAATCACATCAGTGACTCCCCTATTCCGGTGGATACGGGTGACTTCCGGTTGATGAGCCGACGGACCATTGACGCCCTGAACAAGCTGCCAGAGCGCAATCGTTACCTCAAGGGTATGTTCGCCTGGGTTGGCATGCCTACGGTGACCCTGGAATTCGACCGGGATTCCCGCGCCGCAGGTAACACCAAGTGGAACTACTTCAAGCTCGTGCAGCTCGCCATGGAAGGGATTACCTCGTTTTCGACCAAACCGCTCAGAGTTGCCTTGCTACTGGGGCTGATGGCAGCCGGTGCGGGCGGGATGTTTGGTCTTTGGGAAGTGCTCAAGGTTCTGATATTTGGCGTGTCCACACCGGGCTATGCCTCAATGATCGCGGTGATCACCTTTCTCGCCGGTGTTCAGCTTCTCGGTATCGGTCTGTTGGGCGAGTATGTCGGGCGCATCTACATGGAAACCAAACAGAGGCCGATCTTCATACTCGCGGATGAACTCGAAACCGGATCATCCCGGAACCAATTCCCGAAACTCAAGGTAGCCGGTGATGACACGGCACGTTAA
- a CDS encoding response regulator transcription factor, with product MRILLVEDDHLLANTMLDMLRDDQNTVDWLDDGQQALNALSEEHFDLVILDLTLPRVDGLDVLKGIRKQGVSAPVIILSARADLEDKLQGLDEGADDYLTKPFAMAELKARIRVVTRRGSAAQQKAISVGRLSLSSDSGQLQVDGEHYMLPRSEYQILHYLMRHPDQVATRRRLEEQLYGWEQGVESNALEVHIHHLRRRVGKATIRTVRGVGYMLDSQAALEGEDL from the coding sequence ATGCGAATTCTGCTTGTAGAAGACGACCACCTGCTGGCAAATACCATGCTCGACATGCTGCGAGACGATCAGAACACCGTCGACTGGCTGGATGACGGGCAACAGGCGCTGAACGCCCTGTCCGAGGAACACTTTGATCTGGTGATTCTCGACCTCACGCTGCCCCGGGTGGACGGTCTGGATGTACTCAAGGGCATCCGCAAGCAGGGAGTTTCTGCTCCGGTGATCATTCTTTCCGCCAGGGCCGACCTGGAAGACAAGCTGCAGGGCCTGGATGAAGGAGCGGATGACTACCTCACCAAGCCATTTGCCATGGCGGAACTAAAAGCCAGGATTCGCGTGGTCACTCGCCGGGGTTCCGCAGCACAACAGAAGGCAATCAGCGTAGGTCGACTCAGCCTGAGCTCGGACTCCGGCCAGTTGCAGGTAGACGGGGAACACTACATGCTGCCCCGCAGCGAATACCAGATTCTGCACTATCTGATGCGCCACCCGGACCAGGTCGCCACACGCCGCCGACTGGAAGAACAGCTTTATGGCTGGGAACAGGGCGTTGAGAGCAACGCGCTTGAGGTGCACATCCATCACCTTCGCCGCCGGGTAGGCAAGGCCACAATCCGAACCGTCAGAGGTGTCGGTTACATGCTGGACAGCCAGGCCGCCTTGGAAGGAGAAGATCTATGA
- a CDS encoding ABC transporter ATP-binding protein yields MAVLATDNLIIDIPGRESGVPLNLSIQPGQVWGVLGPNGVGKTTLAHTLAGLREPRGGRLLLDGEPVATMRRRMVARHLGLVFQDRQDGFPATVLETAMVGRHPWLSPWQMESREDVVIAEQALEALDVIHLRDRLVHTLSGGERQRVAIATLMTQAPDIWLLDEPSNHLDLHHQVAMMQLLAEQAHAGRAIFMCLHDLNLAARWCDHLLLMFGDGQACWGKAETMLVPAALEQLYGQKLVTVEADGAPVFVPAR; encoded by the coding sequence ATGGCAGTACTGGCGACGGACAACCTCATTATCGACATCCCTGGCCGGGAATCCGGAGTGCCGCTGAATCTGAGCATTCAGCCTGGCCAGGTATGGGGTGTCCTGGGGCCTAACGGCGTTGGCAAGACGACGCTGGCGCATACCCTGGCCGGTCTTCGGGAACCTCGGGGTGGCAGACTGCTGCTGGATGGTGAACCGGTGGCCACGATGAGGCGAAGGATGGTTGCCCGCCATCTGGGGCTGGTGTTCCAGGATCGGCAGGATGGTTTTCCGGCGACCGTGCTGGAGACGGCCATGGTCGGCCGTCACCCCTGGTTATCACCCTGGCAGATGGAAAGCCGTGAAGATGTGGTCATTGCCGAGCAGGCTCTTGAAGCCCTCGATGTGATCCATTTGCGTGACCGGCTGGTACACACCCTGTCCGGGGGCGAGCGCCAGCGTGTGGCGATAGCTACTCTTATGACTCAGGCTCCGGATATCTGGCTGCTGGACGAGCCCAGCAACCATCTGGACCTCCACCACCAAGTGGCGATGATGCAGCTCCTTGCTGAACAGGCGCATGCAGGGCGTGCCATTTTCATGTGTCTGCACGACCTCAACCTTGCCGCCCGCTGGTGCGATCATCTGCTACTGATGTTCGGAGATGGCCAGGCGTGCTGGGGCAAAGCGGAGACCATGCTGGTTCCCGCAGCGCTCGAACAGCTGTATGGCCAGAAACTGGTGACGGTTGAAGCCGATGGCGCGCCGGTCTTTGTCCCTGCGAGGTAA
- a CDS encoding DNA-3-methyladenine glycosylase I: MAFSKIYERALTLKGGEAALQALLPRVTKTGDLEALGDDRYLSEMTRCIFKAGFVWRVIERKWPDFEAAFDGFVPLYWQQVPPEVLEDLARDERIVRNMQKIRTVPENARMIVDVAREHGSFGAFLAHWPSDDEAGLLLWLKRHGARLGGASAQYFLRRVGWDGFILSQDVVAALRREELLDASPGSKKALLQAQEAFNNWHRETGIPYSHLSRILSCTIEN, encoded by the coding sequence ATGGCATTTTCCAAAATCTATGAGCGCGCTTTGACCCTCAAGGGTGGAGAGGCGGCCTTGCAGGCTTTGTTACCGCGAGTGACCAAAACCGGTGATCTGGAAGCTCTTGGCGATGACCGTTACCTCTCCGAGATGACCCGCTGTATCTTCAAGGCTGGCTTCGTATGGCGCGTAATCGAGAGAAAGTGGCCGGATTTTGAAGCGGCTTTTGACGGCTTTGTGCCGCTGTATTGGCAGCAAGTGCCACCCGAGGTGCTGGAAGATCTCGCCAGGGACGAGCGCATCGTGCGCAACATGCAAAAAATTCGTACCGTCCCCGAAAACGCCCGAATGATTGTGGATGTTGCCCGGGAGCATGGAAGCTTCGGTGCCTTCCTGGCGCATTGGCCGTCCGATGATGAGGCAGGCCTTTTACTGTGGCTCAAACGTCATGGCGCCCGCCTCGGTGGCGCCTCTGCCCAGTATTTCCTGCGCCGCGTTGGCTGGGACGGCTTTATTCTGTCTCAGGACGTTGTTGCTGCGCTGCGCCGGGAGGAGTTGCTCGATGCATCACCGGGCAGCAAAAAAGCACTGCTTCAGGCGCAGGAAGCGTTTAACAACTGGCACCGGGAGACTGGCATACCGTACAGCCACCTCTCGCGGATTCTCTCGTGCACTATTGAGAACTGA
- a CDS encoding iron ABC transporter permease, translating into MVVSVTIGTSPVALEDILAVLVGGGTELQQTLILDLRLPRTLSAFATGGLLAVAGALMQVLLRNPLADPYVLGISGGAAVGALLAMLAGMAGFLVSGSAFAGAMLATSLVFGLAHGSGSWTPSRLLLTGVVVASGWGALITLILAMTPASRLPGMLYWLMGDLSHAGSPWPALVILVFACILVLPLGRTLNVLARGPMQAAALGVSVRPVEWLIYLLASLLTATAVTMAGSVGFVGLVVPHMLRLVLGNDQRLILPACALAGGTLLVLADALARVVIAPEQLPVGVITALIGVPTFLYLLYRSR; encoded by the coding sequence ATGGTGGTTTCCGTCACCATCGGCACCAGCCCGGTTGCCCTGGAGGATATACTGGCGGTTCTGGTGGGTGGCGGCACCGAGTTGCAGCAAACACTGATTCTTGATTTACGCTTGCCGCGGACTCTCAGTGCCTTTGCCACCGGTGGCCTGCTGGCAGTGGCGGGGGCTCTCATGCAGGTGCTTCTGCGGAACCCCCTCGCAGACCCCTATGTGCTTGGTATCTCCGGCGGTGCCGCGGTAGGAGCCTTGCTTGCCATGCTTGCCGGCATGGCTGGTTTCCTCGTGTCGGGGTCCGCTTTTGCCGGCGCCATGCTGGCGACCTCGCTGGTCTTCGGCCTGGCCCACGGCAGTGGCAGCTGGACGCCGTCCCGCCTGTTGCTGACGGGCGTGGTGGTTGCCTCGGGCTGGGGCGCATTGATTACCCTGATTCTGGCGATGACCCCTGCCAGTCGCCTGCCCGGGATGCTGTATTGGCTGATGGGTGACCTGTCCCACGCCGGTTCGCCCTGGCCGGCCCTGGTGATACTCGTGTTCGCCTGCATCCTGGTCCTCCCACTGGGCCGGACGCTGAATGTGCTGGCTCGTGGCCCCATGCAGGCGGCGGCGCTGGGGGTATCCGTGCGACCTGTGGAGTGGCTGATTTACCTGCTGGCGAGTCTGCTGACAGCGACGGCAGTGACCATGGCTGGCAGTGTCGGCTTTGTCGGGCTGGTGGTGCCACATATGTTGAGGCTGGTGCTGGGCAATGATCAAAGGCTGATTCTGCCGGCGTGCGCCCTGGCTGGAGGCACACTCCTGGTGCTGGCGGATGCCCTGGCGCGGGTCGTGATTGCGCCGGAACAGTTGCCGGTTGGTGTGATCACGGCATTGATTGGCGTACCCACATTCCTTTACCTGTTGTACCGGAGCCGATGA
- a CDS encoding GtrA family protein codes for MAGSPGHSSKAKESRLPRFLMSGGAATALHWLVMALLIGQDIQPSLATAVGASAGLIFNYLMQHAWTFRSGLLHKVAFPRYLTSSAFGWLLNLALFSVLVSLGAATAIAQVCATALVTLVNFLLSERFVFHESRLR; via the coding sequence ATGGCAGGCAGCCCCGGGCATTCTTCAAAAGCCAAAGAATCACGATTGCCGCGCTTCCTGATGTCAGGTGGTGCCGCAACAGCTTTGCACTGGCTGGTGATGGCCCTGTTGATCGGTCAGGATATCCAGCCGTCATTGGCAACGGCTGTGGGAGCCAGTGCCGGGCTGATTTTCAACTACCTCATGCAACATGCCTGGACCTTCCGCTCCGGACTCCTGCACAAGGTTGCCTTTCCCCGCTACCTGACCAGTTCCGCTTTTGGCTGGCTCCTGAACCTTGCCCTGTTCAGTGTCCTGGTGTCTCTGGGTGCTGCAACTGCAATAGCGCAGGTCTGTGCGACAGCCCTGGTGACTCTGGTTAATTTCCTGTTGTCCGAGAGGTTCGTGTTCCATGAAAGCCGGCTACGCTAG
- a CDS encoding ATP-binding protein yields the protein MSLTRTLSVMVATTVLLITLITASWGYYVSNHQLEELFDAELAQSTRIVQGLVQHLSDTQSQDQLATILEKTLQLPDSAMHETENDEILPGGAGHKYEKKIAFEVWSPDREPLLDTLRADDTLGLYPGYSWAEVTGFRWRTFTLKDPTTGFWIRTAQREDVRDELSEELALGNVLPVFLALPLLVIAVIIAVQVGFRPLRRLERPVRYMAPERIHPLDEKQAPKEVAGLVNAVNGLLRRLNQALERERRFSADAAHELRTPLTALRLNLEKLSDKHPEDFRGLTASVDRMVHLVEQMLLLSRVDSGTDFKPEPQNLSALVEQCIADVAPLAIRKDIEPALEDETRNAVVSCHSALISTLMRSLLANAIQYSPSGTQITTRISATDNGFSIRICDQGPGIPTNDRERALSRFTRLDQRQGAGAGLGLAIARRIAELHKGSLTLSGREDGRSGLCVEVWLPTDNSGAGLPGQAGYLSSQ from the coding sequence ATGAGCCTGACCCGCACGCTCAGCGTGATGGTGGCTACGACAGTTCTGCTGATCACGCTGATTACCGCGAGCTGGGGTTATTACGTCAGCAATCACCAGCTGGAGGAACTGTTTGATGCCGAGCTGGCCCAGAGTACTCGTATCGTTCAGGGACTGGTTCAGCATCTATCCGATACCCAGTCACAGGATCAGCTTGCCACCATTCTGGAAAAAACCCTCCAGCTCCCGGACAGTGCTATGCACGAGACCGAAAACGACGAAATCCTGCCCGGGGGCGCGGGTCACAAGTACGAGAAAAAGATCGCGTTCGAGGTCTGGTCGCCGGATCGTGAACCGCTGCTGGATACCCTTCGAGCCGATGACACACTCGGACTTTATCCGGGGTATTCCTGGGCAGAGGTTACCGGGTTTCGCTGGCGCACCTTCACACTGAAGGACCCAACGACAGGTTTCTGGATCCGCACGGCACAGCGCGAGGATGTCCGTGACGAACTGAGCGAGGAGCTTGCCCTTGGCAATGTGCTACCCGTTTTCCTGGCGTTGCCATTGCTGGTGATTGCCGTGATCATTGCCGTTCAGGTGGGTTTTCGGCCTCTACGGCGGCTTGAAAGGCCCGTGAGGTACATGGCTCCGGAGCGCATTCACCCGCTCGATGAAAAACAGGCGCCCAAAGAAGTGGCGGGGCTGGTGAATGCGGTAAACGGGTTGTTGCGACGACTGAACCAGGCACTGGAGCGGGAACGCCGCTTCTCTGCCGACGCAGCCCACGAACTGCGAACGCCCCTGACCGCGCTGCGCCTCAACCTTGAAAAACTCAGCGATAAGCACCCTGAAGACTTCCGGGGACTGACGGCATCCGTCGACCGAATGGTACATCTGGTCGAGCAGATGCTGTTGCTCAGCCGGGTCGACTCCGGCACCGACTTCAAACCGGAGCCCCAGAACCTGTCGGCGCTGGTCGAGCAATGCATTGCCGACGTTGCGCCGCTGGCAATCCGAAAAGACATTGAGCCCGCACTGGAGGATGAGACCCGTAACGCTGTTGTAAGCTGTCACAGTGCCCTGATTTCAACCCTGATGCGCTCCTTGCTGGCCAACGCCATCCAGTACAGCCCTTCCGGCACCCAGATCACGACCAGAATCAGTGCTACTGACAACGGCTTCAGCATCCGGATTTGCGATCAGGGCCCCGGTATCCCCACCAATGACCGTGAGCGCGCCCTGAGCCGCTTCACTCGCCTGGATCAACGCCAGGGTGCGGGTGCCGGTCTGGGGCTGGCAATTGCACGCAGAATCGCAGAACTGCACAAGGGCAGCCTGACTTTGTCGGGCAGGGAAGATGGCCGATCCGGCCTGTGTGTAGAAGTCTGGTTACCGACAGACAATTCCGGGGCTGGACTCCCGGGCCAGGCCGGATACCTCAGTTCTCAATAG
- a CDS encoding cobalamin-binding protein: MSVRGPASYLIALCLMLPGLALADQRCALDTLARKVCLSEPAKRIISLSPGATELLFSAGAGDRLLAVSAWSDFPEDARELPQVGDSNRLDLEAIVALAPDLVVAWVDGNSRSQLETLSDLGINVFWLSPRSFGDIASAVENLALLAGQPALGTQRAKAFLQGMTDLGEQFAGARRVKVFYQVWDQPLMTVNRDELISKAITLCGGVNVFADLPRLVPRISAEAVIAANPEVIVTAGRGPRDRQWLERWRQFPDLTAVARNNLFLEPPSLLQRPTFRMLEGARHLCQTLEQARDQL, encoded by the coding sequence ATGAGCGTACGCGGACCAGCCAGCTATCTGATTGCACTGTGCCTGATGCTGCCAGGATTGGCCCTGGCGGATCAACGTTGTGCCCTGGATACGCTGGCCCGCAAGGTGTGTCTGTCGGAACCGGCCAAGCGCATAATCTCGCTTTCTCCCGGCGCCACGGAACTGCTGTTCTCCGCCGGTGCCGGCGACCGGTTGCTGGCGGTCAGCGCCTGGAGTGATTTCCCGGAAGACGCGAGGGAACTCCCCCAGGTGGGCGACAGTAACCGGCTGGACCTCGAGGCCATTGTGGCACTGGCACCGGATCTCGTGGTGGCCTGGGTGGATGGCAACTCCCGGTCTCAGCTTGAGACCTTGTCTGATCTTGGCATAAACGTGTTCTGGCTCTCTCCCCGGAGCTTCGGGGATATCGCCAGCGCGGTGGAAAACCTCGCCCTGCTGGCGGGCCAGCCAGCCCTCGGCACTCAACGTGCGAAAGCTTTTCTTCAGGGGATGACAGACCTGGGAGAACAGTTTGCCGGTGCACGCCGGGTAAAAGTGTTCTATCAGGTCTGGGACCAGCCGTTGATGACCGTCAACCGGGACGAGCTGATCAGCAAGGCGATTACGCTGTGTGGTGGCGTTAACGTATTCGCGGACTTGCCCCGGCTGGTGCCGAGAATCAGTGCCGAAGCCGTGATCGCTGCCAATCCTGAGGTGATTGTCACCGCCGGCCGTGGCCCCAGGGACCGGCAATGGCTTGAGCGCTGGCGGCAATTTCCGGACCTGACGGCCGTGGCCAGGAATAATCTGTTCCTGGAGCCCCCCTCGTTGCTTCAGCGGCCGACCTTTCGAATGCTTGAAGGTGCCCGCCACCTGTGCCAGACGCTGGAGCAGGCCCGTGATCAATTATAG